Genomic segment of Staphylococcus muscae:
TAATCGCAAATGGTAAGTCAAAAATCAAGCAATATCGTATTTATGCACTGGGGATTGAAGATTATATTAATCACCTGTCAACATCGGAAAATGTCGGCTTTCGAAAGCCACATCCTCGTATATATGAAGATATTATGGAGAAACTTGAAGTGGAGCCACAAGAAGTACTTTATGTTGGCGATGATGCTTTGAACGATGTAGCCCCTGCACATGCGCTAGAGATGACGAGTGTTTGGTATCGTCATGAACATCAAGATGTAGAGCTGGCACCGCTAGAATCAGAGATGGATTATGAGATTACATCATTGGAACAATTATTAGACATATTAGATATACCTAGGGAGGTAGAGAGTCATGAAATTATTTAGAACGACTGATGGGACAGCGATTAATTATCGCTCAATGGGAGATGGTTACCCAATCGTAATGATTCACTCTATATATATGAATCATACCGTATTTGAAGAAATTGCACAGCGTTTATCAAGGTATTTCCAAGTCATCCTAATGGATATGCGTGGCCATGGTTATTCGGATAAACCACTAAAAATTAGCTTCACGCAATTTAGTCAAGATATTAAAGAATTAATGGATTATTTATATATAGAAAGTGCAACAGTTATTGCAAATGAATTAGGAAGCTCAATTGCTTTAGATTTGGCTGCACGTCATCCTGAAATGGTGAAAGAATTAATTCTTGTTAACCCAACTGTTCAAGATGACTTATTGCCACATGATCGCTTATTTAGAAAGTATGCTGCAAAAATCCGTACGTGGGATAAACGTGATCAAGACAAGTTCTTAGAGAATCATTTATATTATTCTAATCGAAAAGTGCGTAAATTTTTAAAAAATGTGAACGACTCTGCTTCATTATTAACAGACCATGAAGTGGCTGCAGTAGACAATGCATTTCTCAACACGCATGTAGAGTTGCTATTTCCAAATATTCACACACGTACACTCGTTATATCTGGACAAGCGAATGAAAGGGTAACCCCGTTAGAAGCGAAAGATGTTTCAGATCAGTTGTCTCATGCGACGTTTTCATTGTTCAAACGTTCAGGAGTGTATCCATTTGTTGAAGAACGAGATCATTTTCTTAAAACGGTAAAATCATTTATGCATAAAACGACTGAAAGTATGGAATTGTAATGTCTTTGTAACATTACTGTTATTATTTTAATGTATGCGTTATACTGGGCATAGCAAGTTATTTTCAACAGCACTAAAAAGGAGTGTATGTTTCATGGGAAAACACTTGTATGCCTGGTTTTTAACATGTTTAATGGTGTTGAGTTTCACGACAGCACCTACTTATGCCGCAGAAGGGAACACCATCGAATCGGTGCAGTCTCTACAAAAAGGAGACAAAGTTTTAGAAGGTGTCAAAATAGGACAGAATATGAAGGATGTTTTTCATAAAAAAGGTAAAGGTATTCATACGAGTGCTGCATTTGGTCAAGAACAATATTATGAGTATCATACGGATCAAGGTTTATTGCGTATCACTGCAAACCACAACAAAGCTTCAGCTAAAGTGATTCGTATATCCATGACTTATGACAAGCTTCAAGGACCTACCTATCAAGAAGTACAGAAGTATGTGAGTGACACAGCAACGCAACGTGCACACTATAATAAAGTAACAGGCAATACGGGATATATTTCAGACGATAAATATTCCTATCAATTTACAACAGAACATCCAAAAGATAAAACTTTAAAATTATATCGTATAGACATAGAAGCTTAATTGCTGTAATGATGCATAAGAAAGAGAATTCATATGTATCTGCTATATGGCTTTGCACATTGATTGGTTTTTCTAAAACCCGAATGAACAGTTCTCAACTTGGAATTCTGTACAATTTGAAAAGCAATTGGAGTGTTATGATTTGTTGAGTGTGCGGAGTATGCGCTTGCCTTTTTGTGGGAGAGCAATGTAAGATGGAGGCTTTTGATGAGAGAGAATGATCGTGAATTATTGAAACGTGTAGAAGCATATTTATCAGATCAAGGTGTTTCACCGAATGCGATTAGTGACATCAAGGAAAGTTTACGGAGAGACATTCAAAAATCCGAGCAAAAAAATATCGACTATACAACTTATAGACAAAAATCCACAGCTGAAATTCTTTTGACGATACAAAAGAACTTATTTATTATGCACTTTAATCCGGTCGTATTTTTTGTAATTAATTTTATTATGATTGCTTATTTATACAGTAAACAACTCGTGCCTTTTGGCGCTGTTACAGGTTTGTTTATCTTATATGTATTCGTTATTTTGCCCATCTCTATACTGGTTTATTATAGAGTGCGGAATAAAAATTATCTTTATCACAACCAATCGGAACGTTATTTAGGTGTGTTGCTTGCAGTTGGTGCATTTGTATTGATGCTTATGCACACGTTTGATGTTACGTTAGGAATTCATGTTGTGACACACTATGCTCACATGGCTGTTGCAATAGCAGGACTTATCATTACAATGTATGGATTGTATCGTCAACATTATGAGCATACGGGTATTGGATTACTATTGCTTCAGAAAACTATTGATATTATTGTTCCAGACGCACAGATTGCACAATATTTGTCTATCACATTATGGATTATGTTACTCGTGATGATTATTATTTATACGATTGATTTATCATCAAACAAAGAGCGCCGCTGAACAGAAGAAGAACGTCATATATTGAAAAATTATTTTTCAATATATGACGTTCTTTTAATGTGGTTTAATGTTTGATTCTTTAATCTTTGTATTCACTTGATCTAGAAGTGTATCAATCTTTTGACGTTGGTTATCATCAACTAAGATTAGGACAGTACGTTCGTCTTGTTCGTTACGTCGTTTATTAAAGTAACCATCTTGAGAAAGGTTCTTTACTGCCTTCACCACTTGTGGTTGCTTATAGTTGAGATTGTTAATAATGTCTTTTAAAAAGTATTCAGGTTCAACAGTATGACTTAAATGCGTAAGAACTGCAAATTCTTCAAAAGTCATATGAAATTCTTTTTTAATCATCGTTTTCAATTTATCAGCATAAGTTACCATAGATAAAAGTTCAAAACAATTTTTAATTTTTGATACAGTCATTGCAATAGCCTCCTAAATAATACATCGATAAAAACTGCTTCACTTATACAATCGAGTGCGTGCATAACATGTAGTGTGTTGTAGGTAATATCTGTCTCCCTTGACTTAGGTGGCTAAAGATTCAAAGTCTTCGTCCCTTACATTACTTCAACAATTTAACGTGCGAATGTAACAGTGCACAAAGAGATACATCTACTACATATTATAGCAAATTCATTTTGCTCATATTCATCATGTAAGTTAAACCTACAAGATGATAGATGATGTCCGGTAAAAATATCTGTTATTTTGAGTATTGTAAATGAATGTAAAAATAATGTGCTTAGTAATGAAAGAGGTGTTGCTCTGAAAGAAGTTAGATGAAAGGTCTATATAACAAATTTGGATGCAGTCAAACTGTTATATTCATACAAGCATATTTGTGTGTGTGATTGCAATAACAATAAGAAACAGCAAAGTATAAATACATTACTTGATTTTTAATACTGTTTCGTTAGGATTTCGGACAATTTTCTCACCAGCAAATATCCCACTTTTAATTGTAAGTTGCTTATTCATTTTATCATAATCTATTATACGTTTAACATATTTCCCATTTTTATGAATTACAACATAATTTTTATGGAATAAAATATCAGAAGGCAATATCATTTTTGGTTCACCTAAATGAACGATAAATTGCGTGCCGATTGGATACTTTTTATTTAGTTTAATACGCACTTGATAGTGTGGGATTTGATGGTTTGAAATGGAAGTGTTAGAAGGGGCTAATACAGTTGTAATGTGACCTTGCGCCAATTTATGAGTCGCTTTTTGTTCCAATTTGACGGTGCGATTTTTGCCTAATTTTGAATACAGATTTTCAGGTAAATCTAACAAAATAGATTGCGTTTTTGA
This window contains:
- a CDS encoding HAD family hydrolase; translated protein: MDTSQIKAIIFDLEGTLLDREKSREKFIEEQYERFHDYFVRVQFADFRKKFIELDDDEDHDKPNLYKEILKQFNVDRLSWKDLFRDFEMHFYRYVFPFYDTHYTLKKLRKAGYKIGVIANGKSKIKQYRIYALGIEDYINHLSTSENVGFRKPHPRIYEDIMEKLEVEPQEVLYVGDDALNDVAPAHALEMTSVWYRHEHQDVELAPLESEMDYEITSLEQLLDILDIPREVESHEII
- a CDS encoding alpha/beta fold hydrolase, whose translation is MKLFRTTDGTAINYRSMGDGYPIVMIHSIYMNHTVFEEIAQRLSRYFQVILMDMRGHGYSDKPLKISFTQFSQDIKELMDYLYIESATVIANELGSSIALDLAARHPEMVKELILVNPTVQDDLLPHDRLFRKYAAKIRTWDKRDQDKFLENHLYYSNRKVRKFLKNVNDSASLLTDHEVAAVDNAFLNTHVELLFPNIHTRTLVISGQANERVTPLEAKDVSDQLSHATFSLFKRSGVYPFVEERDHFLKTVKSFMHKTTESMEL
- the sarA gene encoding global transcriptional regulator SarA, with the translated sequence MTVSKIKNCFELLSMVTYADKLKTMIKKEFHMTFEEFAVLTHLSHTVEPEYFLKDIINNLNYKQPQVVKAVKNLSQDGYFNKRRNEQDERTVLILVDDNQRQKIDTLLDQVNTKIKESNIKPH
- a CDS encoding SA0570 family protein, with the translated sequence MGKHLYAWFLTCLMVLSFTTAPTYAAEGNTIESVQSLQKGDKVLEGVKIGQNMKDVFHKKGKGIHTSAAFGQEQYYEYHTDQGLLRITANHNKASAKVIRISMTYDKLQGPTYQEVQKYVSDTATQRAHYNKVTGNTGYISDDKYSYQFTTEHPKDKTLKLYRIDIEA